Proteins co-encoded in one Neovison vison isolate M4711 chromosome 9, ASM_NN_V1, whole genome shotgun sequence genomic window:
- the LOC122916755 gene encoding procathepsin L-like has product MNASVTWEAGALEVQRFRKTGQIVSLSEWNPLDYSWSQGSEGCHVGLMNYAFQYILNNGDLDSEESYPYRPGDRPCTYRPGHPAASATGPVSMPPQEESLVLVVAAVGPVPAALRASLDTFRFYFLGIYCAPNRSSEELNHGVLLFVYGSEGEESGNQNYWIIKNSWGTDWGTQGSMLMAKALDNQCRMATVASYVGAFNQLSTSRNAKWNLC; this is encoded by the exons ATGAATGCGTCGGTGACCTG GGAAGCCGGTGCCCTCGAAGTACAAAGGTTCCGGAAAACAGGCCAAATTGTGTCACTGAGTGAGTGGAACCCGCTGGACTATTCTTGGTCTCAAGGCAGCGAGGGCTGCCATGTTGGCCTGATGAATTATGCCTTCCAGTATATTCTGAACAACGGAGACCTGGACTCAGAGGAATCCTATCCATATCGTCCAGGG GACAGACCCTGCACATACAGACCTGGGCATCCTGCTGCCAGCGCCACTGGCCCGGTAAGCATGCCTCCGCAGGAGGAGTCCCTTGTGCTGGTGGTGGCAGCTGTGGGGCCCGTCCCTGCTGCTCTCCGTGCAAGCCTGGACACCTTCCG ATTTTACTTTCTAGGCATTTATTGTGCTCCAAACCGCAGCAGTGAAGAGCTGAATCACGGCGTTCTGCTGTTTGTTTATGGATCTGAAGGAGAAGAATCCGGGAACCAAAACTATTGGATTATCAAGAACAG CTGGGGCACGGACTGGGGCACACAGGGTTCCATGCTGATGGCCAAGGCCCTGGACAACCAGTGTAGAATGGCCACTGTGGCCAGCTATGTGGGAGCTTTCAACCAGCTTTCAACCAGCAGGAATGCTAAGTGGAATTTGTGCTGA
- the LOC122917637 gene encoding procathepsin L-like, with protein sequence MHPSLFLAALCLGIASAAPQLDQSLDGRWSQWKVAHKRLYNKDEEGRRRAVWEMNLKVIEQHNQEYSQGKHSFTMAMNDFGDLTSEEFQQVLNDLKILKQEERNVFQPPLFAEIPSSVDWREKGYVTPVKDQGPCQSCWAFSAAGALEGQIFRKTGKLVSLSKQNLVDCSWSQGNEGCRGGLMDFAFQYVMDNGGLESEESYPYLARNDYCRYRPEKSAANVTTFWHVYNKEDGLMTTVATVGPVSAAVDSSPYSFQFYKTGIYYDPSCSNIRLNHGILVVGYGFEGEESEDKKYWIVKNSWGTNWGMEGYMLLAKDRDNHCGIATMASFPVV encoded by the exons ATGcatccttctctcttcctggctGCCCTTTGCCTGGGGATAGCCTCAGCTGCTCCACAACTTGATCAGAGCTTAGATGGGCGCTGGTCCCAGTGGAAGGTGGCTCACAAGAGACTGTACAACAAG GATGAAGAAGGACGGAGGAGAGCAGTGTGGGAGATGAATCTGAAAGTGATTGAACAGCACAACCAGGAGTACAGCCAAGGGAAACACAGCTTCACGATGGCAATGAATGACTTTGGTGACCTG ACCAGTGAAGAATTCCAACAGGTGTTGAATGACCTTAAAATCCTGAAGCAAGAGGAAAGGAACGTGTTCCAACCCCCTCTCTTTGCTGAGATCCCCTCGTCTGTGGACTGGAGAGAGAAAGGCTACGTGACCCCTGTGAAGGATCAG GGTCCGTGTCAATCTTGTTGGGCTTTTAGTGCAGCTGGTGCCCTTGAAGGACAGATATTCCGGAAAACGGGCAAACTTGTGTCACTGAGCAAGCAGAACCTCGTGGACTGCTCTTGGTCTCAAGGCAATGAGGGCTGCCGCGGTGGCCTGATGGATTTTGCCTTCCAATATGTTATGGACAACGGAGGCCTGGAATCAGAGGAATCCTACCCGTATCTTGCAAGG AATGACTACTGCAGATACAGGCCTGAGAAATCTGCCGCCAACGTGACTACCTTCTGGCACGTCTATAACAAGGAGGATGGTCTTATGACCACAGTGGCAACTGTGGGGCCCGTCTCTGCTGCTGTAGACTCAAGCCCCTATTCCTTCCAGTTCTATAAAACAG GCATTTATTATGATCCAAGCTGCAGCAATATACGCCTGAATCACGGCATTCTGGTGGTTGGCTATGGCTTTGAAGGAGAGGAATCGGAGGACAAAAAATACTGGATAGTCAAGAACAG CTGGGGTACAAACTGGGGCATGGAGGGCTACATGCTGTTGGCCAAGGACCGGGACAACCACTGTGGAATCGCCACCATGGCCAGCTTTCCTGTCGTGTGA